GTTTTTCTATTCTCTAATCAGTAACAGAAACAAAATGCTTAGAAAATTTCATAAGTTTACGAACTCTATTGCGATTTTAGATGAAATTCAGTCAATTCCTCACAAATATTGGCTAGTTATTAGAGAAGTTTTAACCAGAATGGCAGAAAGATTTAACTTTTATGTGATTTTTTCTACAGCAACCCAGCCTTTGATATTTGAAAAAGAAAAAGCAGAAGAAATAATCAATTTCAAACTCTATTTTGAAAAACTAAACAGATATGAAATAAATGTTGATAAAAGCCCAAAGACCATTGAAGAGTTTTATAACAGTTTGAACATTTCAGAGGATAAAAGATATCTTTTTATCTTAAATACGGTAAATGCAGCAAAACAACTTTACAACTTTTTGAAAAATGATTTTCCAGAAGATATTGTATTCCTCTCAACTTATCTTGTTCCAAAAGAAAGACTAAACAGGATAAAACTTTTGAAAAGTCAGCAGAAAAAGATAGCTGTTTCTACACAGCTTGTTGAGGCTGGCGTTGATATTGATTTTGATGTGGTCTACAGAGATTTTGCACCTTTCGACAGCTTAAACCAATCAGCTGGTAGATGTAATCGGGAAGGGAAAAAAGAAAAGGGGCAGTTTGTTGTTTTAAATCTAAAAGATGAAAATGGTAGATTCTACCATTCATATATCTATGATACTGTTTTGACCCATCTGACAAATGAAATTTTAGAAAAAGAAAAGTATGAAGAAAAAGATATGTATGATTTGGTTAACTCCTATTATAAAAAACTCCAGCAGGTAAAATCAGATAAGGTTTCCCGAGATTTACTTGAAATGCTTTACAATCTGAAATTTGATGGCGAATGGGAAAAAGGAAAAATTAACTCTATTAATGATTTTGTGCTGATTGATGAAGATTTTTATAAAGAAGATGTTTTTATAGAACTTGATGATGAGGCAAAAGAGATATGGCAGGAATATTCAAAAATATGGCAGATGCCCGACTTATTAGAAAGAAAGAAAGCATTTGACAGTATTAAAGCAGATTTTTATCAGTACGTAGTCTCTGTTCCTGTAAAAGAAGACACTCCCAAAATAGAACATAATTTTTATTATGTTCCACACTCGTTTCTTGATGAATATTACGACCTTGAAACAGGTTTTAAGACTAAAGGAAATTTGTATTTTGAAATCTAAGAGGGTGCTTTTACTCCCTCACGAGTTTTAGTAAGAGGATAATAAGTATTAAGGTATAAGTTTCGTGATCCAATTTTCTCACCTCTTTATATTATTTGTTTCTGTAAAGCGTACCTATAAGGAATTGAAAAATTTTGGCGACCAAAAATCTGAGTCTGTCAATCGCAGATTTTTGAACCTTAATTGAGACAAAATCTCACAGGAAATTTAGCTAAAATTTAAATCTCGGCTTTGTATACCAAAGGTTTGTCGATCTCCAGGGATTTTTGCAGGATTGGAGGTCGACTGAAAATTAAATCAATTTGACAAGGACTATAATTTTTCGTATATTTAATCTCAATAAGATATATCAACGGCTATTTGACAACAGAATATGAAATCAATTTCAGGGTTTTTAGCGTGCCTATGAGGAATTGAAACCAAGGAAGATAAATAATACAAAGAAACCTGTAAATATATGTTTTTAGTGTGCCTATAAGGAATTGAAACGAGCAAGAAATGTCAATATTCATTGCCAAATCTAATCGTTTTTAGTGTGCCTATAAGGAATTGAAACGCTCTTTTTTGGCCATGTGTATTTTTGCAAGTGCTTTTCTTAATTTTAGATTGCCTATGAGGAATTATTGACGTTTAAGAAAGTATAATTTAATTTTAAAGTTATGGGGGAGTTGCAGAATATTAATGGGACATTAATATGGTATTACTATATTTGCTCAAGGGAAGTTTGGCTAATTGGGCACAGTATAGAAGCTGATCAGGAAAGCGATTTTCTTTTACTCGGAAGACATATCCATGAGATTTTTTACAAAAGACAGAAAAAAGAATTTATGATAGACAATACCATCAAAATAGACATCATCTCTTCTAAAAAAGTCATTGGAGAAATCAAAAAATCCTCAAAATACCTAAAAAGTGCTAAAATGCAAGTCGCATTTTATCTTTATTACTTGAAGCAAAAAGGAATAAATATAGAAGGCGAACTTCTTATACCGGAAGAAAGAAAAAGAGAAAAAATAAAACTAACCACAGATTTAGAAAAAGAACTTAAAAAATCTATTACAGAAATTAAAAAGATTTTAAAAATGGACAAACCGCCACAGCCAAAAAAAATACCTTACTGCAAAAATTGTGCTTATAAAGAGATGTGCTGGAGTTGAAAATTGAAAAAACCCATATATATTTTCAATGACGGACAGCTTAAAAGAAAAGATAACACACTTCTATTCATCAAAGAAAATGAAAAGAAAATACTTCCTATAAATGCAATATCAGAAATTCACGTATTTGGAGAAATAGATTTAAACAAAAGAGTTTTAGAATTTCTAACCCAAAATAAAATTCCTATTTATTTCTATAACCGTTACGGTTATTACATCGGAAGTTTTTATCCAAGAGAATATCTAAATTCAGGTTTAATTATCTTAAAACAGGCTGAATTTTATCTAAAACATGAAGAAAGAATGTTTTTAGCAAAAAGTTTTGTTCCAGGTGCCGTTTCAAACATACTAAAAAATCTCATTTATTATAAAAAATCAAAAGAGGAGTATATAAAACCTTATATTGAAGAAATTTTAGAAAAATCAAAAGAAATTGATTCAAAAGAAGATATTCCGTCTCTAATGGCATTAGAAGGAGAAATAAGAAAGAAATATTACGAAGCATTTAATGTGGTTTTAAACATTGGAGATTTTTATTTTGACAAAAGAACAAAAAGACCCCCAGAAAATCCCTTAAATACCCTAATCAGTTTTGGAAACTCATTAATATATACTACCATTTTATCCCAGATTTACAGGACACACCTTGATGCAAGAATTGGCTATCTTCACGAAACAAATCAGAGAAGTTTTAGCTTGAATTTAGATTTAGCAGAAATTTTTAAACCAATTATTGTGGATAGAGCTATTTTTAGCCTGATAAATAAAAACCAGATTCAACTTAAACATTTTGAAGAAGATATTGATTATACATACTTGAATGAAAAGAGAAAAAAGATATTTATACAGGTCTATGAAGAAAAACTTAATACCACCATTAAGTATAAGAATCTTGGAAAAGTCTCTTACAGAAGACTAGTAAGACTTGAGTGCTATAAACTTTATAAACATTTCTTTGGTGAAGAGATTTACAAACCATTTGTAGCGAGCTGGTGAGATATGTTTATTATTCTTGTGTATGATGCCAATGAAAAAAGAGTTCAAAAATTCCACAAAACATGCAAAAAATATTTAACATGGGTTCAAAATAGTGTATTTGAAGGGGAAATCAGTGAAGCTACCTTGAGAATTCTAAAAGATGAGCTAAAAGAGATAATGGATGAAAATGAAGATAGTATTTTGATTTACAAGTTCAGAACTAAAAAGTATTATGATAGGGAAAGCATAGGAGTATTAAAACCTTCCCATGAAGATTTATTTTTTTAAAAAAAGGGGCTAAAGAAGCCCCTGAAAGAGATTTATTCAACGTCGCATTTGACGTTGTAGAGAATGTCATCTGTTGGATGTCTGTATAATGGCATATCAAGTCTTTTCTCATCAAGGTAGTGTCCAATAAATCCGATTGTTCTACCAAGAACGAAGAATGCGTTAAATGCCCCTGCACTAATCAGCTCATCTATTTCTGCGTCAGAGTATCCGAGAGCTCTGAACATATCCACAAGGAGAACACCGATTGTTCCATCAACGTTGAGAATAAGGTTTTCTTTTTTAGAGGTTGTTACTTTTTCTACCTCGAGGGCATAGTCTAAGAGCTCTGTGCTTGGGAAGTTTTCTTTTGCATAGTTTTTGAGAAGCTCAACCCTTTTATCTGGGTTTTTAGTAGATTTAATTCTGTGTCCAATTCCTGGGATAGGTATTTTTTCAACTTTTTTCATGTAATCAACAAATTCAACAGGATCCATTCCCTTTTCTTTTGCCATCTTGAAGTATTTAGCAGCACCGTCAATAGCACCGCCAAATCTTGGTCCTATTGTGAGAATACCAGTAACGATAGAAGACATAAGGTCTTTTCCTGCTCTTGCAGTTACTTTAGTGTTGTGTGCACCTGAAACAGCTGGACCGTGGTCTGCAACTACTTTAATAACCATATCAATGAAATTAGATGCCCATTCTGGGAATTTTTTCTTGAACCAGAGGAGTCCTATAACATCAGCAATAGAGTATCCTTTTTCAACAACTTCTGATATTGGAACTCCACAGTATGTAGCTTCTTCTCCTCTGTCATCAGAAATTGTGCAGATGAAGTTTGTAGGTCTTCTTACTTTTCCAGCTTTTACTGCTTTTGCATAGTCCTCAGGGATTGGTGGAACTTCTGGTTCTTGGATTTCTGGGATTTCACCTTTTGCTTTTAGTTCTTCATAAACACCATTTATAAGCTCTGGAAGGTCGTTGAATGATTGTGGAACGTGTGCTCCAGCTTCTTTTAAAGCTGCATTTTTAGCATCAGCTGTTTCTGCTTCTGCTCCAGCTTTAGCTCCAGCGTGTCCAAACTGAACTTCTCCACCAAAATGTTTAGAAATAGTTCCGATACACCATGCTATAACAGGTTTTGTAATTCTTCCGTCTTTTATAGCCTCTGCTACTTTATATTCAAGGGTTCCACCTACTTCACCAAGTAGAACCATCATCTTAACTTGTGGATTTTTCTCATATCTGAGCATGTGGTCGAGGAAGTCTGTTCCTGGGTATCTATCACCACCGATAGCTATACCCTCAGCAAGACCATTTGCATTTCTTGCTATAACGTTTGAAAGCTCGTTGAAAAGACCACCAGACCTTGTAACAAGTCCTACAGAGCCGGGTCTGTGGAGTTTTGAGTTAACAATATTTTCAATTGTTCCACCTGTGTTTGCTATTCTGAAAGCTCCCGGTGCAATACCACCAACAGTAGCAGGACCGATAATCCATTTTCCAAGTTCTTTTGCTTTTATTCTCATTATTCTTGCAAATCTTTCTGGAATACCCTCAGCTGTAATAGCAATTGTTCTGATTGTTGGAATATCAAGGGCTTCCATTGTAACGTCATAAGCTGTTCTAAAGGAAGCAAAGTTCAGTAGAACATCTGCTTCAGGAAAGTCTTTAGCTGCTTCCGTTGTTGATTTATAGATAGGAATCATTATTTCTTGTGTTCCGTAGAAAAACTTATCAAACTTTCTTGATTGTGTTGGAGCAACAATCGCAGCAATAGATGGTTCTCTTCCAACCACATAGTCATAGTCAAGCATTCTCTGGATAGCATTTCTGTTTAAGTTCCAGAAGATAGCTTTTGTGTTCCTATCAAAAAGTAAGTAGTCAGGTTTGCTCATTTAAAAACCTCCTTTGCTTGTTTTAAGTTTTAAAAAGGGCTAAAAGCCCTCCTGTTTAAGCTGCTTCTTTTTCAGCTTCTTGAATAGCTTTTTTAACTATTTCTGTCATGTGGGTTTCTGGTCCGTAAACTTCTATTGGAAGACCAAGTTGTTCTGCTGCTTCTTTTATCTTCTTCAGACCAATTTCATAGTTTGGACCACCTCTTCTTACATATATCTTAACGCCAACTTCTCTGAGTTTGTCAGCATATTCTTTCATCGCATCAATGATACCTTCAAATGTTTTAGCAACATCTGTGAAGTTAGCAATAGCACCACCAATGATTAAGATTTTTGGTCCTTTTGGATGTTTGCTTCTTGTCATAAGGTCAAAAACAGTTTTTACATACTCTCTTGTTTCTGCTCTTGAAGGGTTACCTGAGTATTCTCCGTAGTTTGCAAGCTCTTTAACATATCCAAGGTCTGCAACAGTATCAGCATAAACAACTGAGGCACCACCACCAGCAACAAGTGTCCATATTCTTCCTTCAGGGTTGAGGATCGTAAGTTTTAATGAAGCACCAGATTTTTCGTCCATTTCTTTGATGTATTTTTCCTCTGGAGAAAGGTCTCTTCCAAATCCGGCTGGGAATTCAAGCTCACCCCATTTTCTTCCTGCAACAAATTGTGCAGTATCATCAACCCTTCCAACAAAATCAAGGGGATAAACTTTGTTTCCGACCATTACAAGTGGGTTAATTTCAAGATATGTAAAGTGAAGGTCTCTAAAGAGTTTGTAAAGTCTATATACAAAGTCAGCAAATTTTTCTTTATCTTTAATATCTGCTGGAACATTTTCTTCTATAAGTTTTTTAATTTCTTCATCTGAAGCTGTTATAGGTATTCTTACCTCAACAACTTTATCCCAATTTTCCTCTACTTCTATTCCGCCGAAAGCAGACATATAAATAATATCTTCGTCTTCACCTGTTGTGATTGCTACGTAGTATTCTTCTTCTGGTTTGTGTGGAACAAAAGGTTCTACTAAAAAGTGTGTTAAATGTCCTTTTACTCCATTAATCTCAACTTCTTCAGACATTTTTTGTTTTATCCATTCTTTAGCATCTTCCCATGTTACGTCACCAGGTTTTTCCTTTTTGAAGAAAATAAGTCCAAGCTTTCCTCTTTTACCAAAAAGCATATCCGGTTTTGCAACAAGTGGAGTTTCTTTTACCCATGGATACTGCTCAGGAACTTTGTCAAGATCAGTTTCAGGAGTGATTAAGATTGATTTGAAATCATACTCAAAGGCACCGTCAAAATACTCTTCCCAGTTTTGAGCTAAAATTCTCTTCCCATCATACTCTCTAATACCTCGTTGAGCCATTTATGTCCTCCTTAAATATTTGAATTTCAAAAGAAAATTATATCAGTAAATTTGCATAAACAAAAAATAAGGGACGCTTCCCATTTTTGAGAAACGCCCCTATCAAAAAGCTTTTTAGAGAAATCAATATTTTTCAATTAGCCTTCTAAAAGTGTATCAATTATTCTATTGAATGTTTCAGAAGGTCTCATTGCTTTTGTGGCTTGCTCATCATCCGGATGATACCAGTCTATATCTACAGGCTTACCTTCTGCAGCTTTAATCTCTTCAAGGATTTTCTCTTCATTCTCTTTAAGGTCTGCATATACTTTTGCAAACTTCTCAGCAAGCTCTTTGTCTTTGTCTTGAGATGCGAGAGCTTCTGCCCAGTAGAGTGCAAGGTAGAAGTGAGAACCTCTTGTGTCTAACTCACCAACTTTTCTCTTAGGTGTTTTGTCATTTTCAAGGTATTTTCCAACAGCCTGGTCAAGTGTTTCAGCAAGGATAAGGAGTCTTGGATTTTCTTCTTGATAAATAGCTTTTATCTGTTTGTATGCGTGTCTTAATGCCTCAACAAAAGCGAGGAATTCTCCAAGGGAATCCCATCTTAAGTGTCCTTCTTTTTTGAACTGCTCTACGTGTCTTGGAGCAGAACCACCTGCACCTGTTTCAAACAATCCACCACCTGCAATAAGTGGAACAATAGAAAGAGACCTTGCAGATGTTCCAACCTCAATAATTGGGAACAGGTCTGTAAGATAGTCCCTTAAAATATTTCCTGTTACAGATATTGTATCTTCGCCGTTTCTAAATCTTGCAAGGGTAAATTTCATAGCATCTTGAGGTGCTTTTATATAATAATCAACACCTTCAAGGTCATATTTTGGCAGTTCTTCTTTAACAATCTCAATGAGGTTTCTATCATGGGCTCTATATTCATCAAGCCAGAATACAATTGGAAGACCTGATTCTTTAGCTCTGTTTACAGCAAGTTTAACCCAGTCTCTTATAGCAAGGTCTTTAGTGATACAGCTTCTCCAGATATCACCTTCATTTACACAGTGCTCTATTAAAACATTTCCTTCCTCATCAACAACCTTCATTTTTCCATCTGCAGGTGGGAAGAATGTTTTATCGTGTGAACCGTATTCCTCTGCTCCCATAGCCATAAGACCAACGTTTTGGACAGTTCCTATTTTTGTTGGGTCAAACTGTCCTCTTGCTTTTATGTCCTCAACGATTTCTTTATACATTGTTGCGTAAGACCTATCTGGAATAGATAAAACTACGTCATCAACTTCGCCAGATGGTCCCCATCCTTTAAGACCGTTTTTAATTACAGCTGGAACTGATGCATCAATGATAACGTCGTTTGGCATGTGGAGGTTTGTTATTCCTTTATCAGAGTCAACCATATACATTCTTGGTCTTTCTTGGTAGATTTCTTCTATTGTTTTCTTAATAGCTTCTCTTTCTTCCTCTGGAAGTTGCTCAAGTCTGTTTTCAAGTTCCTGCATTCCAAACTCTGGTTTCCAGCCAAGTTTTTCTAATGTATCAGCGTGTCTTTCAAACAGTTTTGCATAATAAACTCTGATAGCATCCCCAAAGATAACAGGGTCAGAAACCCTCATCATTGTGGCTTTTACGTGGAGAGAGAAAAGAATATCTTCTTCTTTAGCTGTGTTTATTACTTCTTCAAAGTATTTTCTAAGCTTGCTTCTGTCCATGTATGTTCCATCAACAACATCGCCTTTTCCAACTTCTACTTCTTTTAAAACTGTTTGATTTCCATTTTCATCTTCAAAGATATATTTGATTTTTGTGTCTTTTTCTATAATTACAGATTTTTCATGCTCATAGAAATCACCTGTTTTCATGTGTGCAACATGAGATTTTGAGTGAGGAGAAACGTCTCTAAGTTTGTGTGGGTGCTTTCTTGCATACTCTTTAACAGATTTTGCAAGTCTTCTATCTGAGTTACCCTGTCTGAGGATTGGGTTAACTACAGAACCAACGCATCTATCGTATCTTTCTTTTATTTGTTTTTCTTCCTCAGTTTGAGGATTTTCTGGGTAATCTGGTAATGGATATCCTTGTTTTTGGAGCTCTGCTATAGCTTCTTTAAGCTGTGGAACAGATGCAGAGATGTTAGGAAGTTTCATTATGTTTGCTTCTGGTTTCCAAACAAGCTCTTTTAAATAAGCAAGGTCATCCGGAACTCTTTTATCTTCAGGAAGAATGTCAGAAAATTGTGCAAGGATTCTTCCTGCAAGGGAAATATCTCTTACTTCAATACCAATATTTGCGTCTTTTGTGAAAGCTCTCATGATAGGTAAAAGTGAATAGCTTGCAAGTTGCGGTGCTTCGTCAACTTTTGTCCACACAATGTTAAATTTAGCCATAGGCTTCCTCCTTAACCTTAGTTTTTTGGGATTTATATAAAGGCTAAAAAATTATAAACAAAGGAAAATTAAAAATCAAACACTGTTTTATTTTTTGGATAAATTTTATTCGCGAAGTAGATGATATAATGATTTAAAAGCAATTTATCAGGAGAAAAAATGAAGAAATTCTTATTAGTTTTCCTAATTTTTGTTAATATTGTCTTTGCCAGACCGGATAAAACTATAATTAATGAGGGATTAACAGAAAGTCAGGTTTATAACATAAAACTTTATACGATAAGGGCTTTAAATCTTTCCCTTGATGCATATACTGCACTTAGTCAGCGAGTTGTAAATCATTCTAAAGTCAAAGATTATCTTAATGGTGCTTTATTTTTCCTTAATGAAGCCTCCCAATACTCACCGGGTTATTTCATTAGAAGGCAGATAGAAAGTCTTATAAAAAGAATAAAACTTTATCCAAATGAAAATTACACAACAGATATCAGGGTTCTTATGGTTAATATTGAAGAAATAAGCGGAGACCTTGATAATTATCAGCTAATAAATGAAAAATTACAGGAAATTTACGAAAATGTCAAAAAAGGCAAAAATAAAGATGCAAAGGATTTACTTCAAGAAGTTCAAAATATGATATCTGTTGCCAATATTGATGAGCCTTTAGATGAAGCTAAAAATCTAATAGTTACTGCAGAGGAGCATCTTAGAGCAGGAAAATATCATAAGTCAAAGCAGGCTATAGAACTTGCTTTAACTCCACTTATAGCAATTTCAACAAGAGAAAATTTATATATAGCGCTCACAAGGGAATATCTCGTAAAAGCAAAGTATTCATACGAAGTGGACTATTCATTGTCAAAAAGCTATATACAATCAGCTGTTTACTCAATAAATAAAGCTTACTGGGTTTCTTCCGAAGAAAGTAGAGAGCAGATAAACCAAATAAGAAAAAAAATTAATGAGTTATACAAAAAATATGATAATTATTCTGTAACAGAAAAAGATTTTGAGGATATTATTAATCTTATAAAATCTCTTTAAGGGTTAAAAATGTTACCGGAAGATATTGTTAAAAAGCTTGAGAATCCTCCACGCAAAAGCATAAATCTGGTTGT
This genomic window from Persephonella sp. contains:
- a CDS encoding NADP-dependent isocitrate dehydrogenase; translated protein: MAKFNIVWTKVDEAPQLASYSLLPIMRAFTKDANIGIEVRDISLAGRILAQFSDILPEDKRVPDDLAYLKELVWKPEANIMKLPNISASVPQLKEAIAELQKQGYPLPDYPENPQTEEEKQIKERYDRCVGSVVNPILRQGNSDRRLAKSVKEYARKHPHKLRDVSPHSKSHVAHMKTGDFYEHEKSVIIEKDTKIKYIFEDENGNQTVLKEVEVGKGDVVDGTYMDRSKLRKYFEEVINTAKEEDILFSLHVKATMMRVSDPVIFGDAIRVYYAKLFERHADTLEKLGWKPEFGMQELENRLEQLPEEEREAIKKTIEEIYQERPRMYMVDSDKGITNLHMPNDVIIDASVPAVIKNGLKGWGPSGEVDDVVLSIPDRSYATMYKEIVEDIKARGQFDPTKIGTVQNVGLMAMGAEEYGSHDKTFFPPADGKMKVVDEEGNVLIEHCVNEGDIWRSCITKDLAIRDWVKLAVNRAKESGLPIVFWLDEYRAHDRNLIEIVKEELPKYDLEGVDYYIKAPQDAMKFTLARFRNGEDTISVTGNILRDYLTDLFPIIEVGTSARSLSIVPLIAGGGLFETGAGGSAPRHVEQFKKEGHLRWDSLGEFLAFVEALRHAYKQIKAIYQEENPRLLILAETLDQAVGKYLENDKTPKRKVGELDTRGSHFYLALYWAEALASQDKDKELAEKFAKVYADLKENEEKILEEIKAAEGKPVDIDWYHPDDEQATKAMRPSETFNRIIDTLLEG
- a CDS encoding YfdX family protein, whose protein sequence is MKKFLLVFLIFVNIVFARPDKTIINEGLTESQVYNIKLYTIRALNLSLDAYTALSQRVVNHSKVKDYLNGALFFLNEASQYSPGYFIRRQIESLIKRIKLYPNENYTTDIRVLMVNIEEISGDLDNYQLINEKLQEIYENVKKGKNKDAKDLLQEVQNMISVANIDEPLDEAKNLIVTAEEHLRAGKYHKSKQAIELALTPLIAISTRENLYIALTREYLVKAKYSYEVDYSLSKSYIQSAVYSINKAYWVSSEESREQINQIRKKINELYKKYDNYSVTEKDFEDIINLIKSL
- the cas2 gene encoding CRISPR-associated endonuclease Cas2 yields the protein MFIILVYDANEKRVQKFHKTCKKYLTWVQNSVFEGEISEATLRILKDELKEIMDENEDSILIYKFRTKKYYDRESIGVLKPSHEDLFF
- the cas4 gene encoding CRISPR-associated protein Cas4, producing MGELQNINGTLIWYYYICSREVWLIGHSIEADQESDFLLLGRHIHEIFYKRQKKEFMIDNTIKIDIISSKKVIGEIKKSSKYLKSAKMQVAFYLYYLKQKGINIEGELLIPEERKREKIKLTTDLEKELKKSITEIKKILKMDKPPQPKKIPYCKNCAYKEMCWS
- a CDS encoding citrate/2-methylcitrate synthase, whose protein sequence is MSKPDYLLFDRNTKAIFWNLNRNAIQRMLDYDYVVGREPSIAAIVAPTQSRKFDKFFYGTQEIMIPIYKSTTEAAKDFPEADVLLNFASFRTAYDVTMEALDIPTIRTIAITAEGIPERFARIMRIKAKELGKWIIGPATVGGIAPGAFRIANTGGTIENIVNSKLHRPGSVGLVTRSGGLFNELSNVIARNANGLAEGIAIGGDRYPGTDFLDHMLRYEKNPQVKMMVLLGEVGGTLEYKVAEAIKDGRITKPVIAWCIGTISKHFGGEVQFGHAGAKAGAEAETADAKNAALKEAGAHVPQSFNDLPELINGVYEELKAKGEIPEIQEPEVPPIPEDYAKAVKAGKVRRPTNFICTISDDRGEEATYCGVPISEVVEKGYSIADVIGLLWFKKKFPEWASNFIDMVIKVVADHGPAVSGAHNTKVTARAGKDLMSSIVTGILTIGPRFGGAIDGAAKYFKMAKEKGMDPVEFVDYMKKVEKIPIPGIGHRIKSTKNPDKRVELLKNYAKENFPSTELLDYALEVEKVTTSKKENLILNVDGTIGVLLVDMFRALGYSDAEIDELISAGAFNAFFVLGRTIGFIGHYLDEKRLDMPLYRHPTDDILYNVKCDVE
- a CDS encoding helicase-related protein, with product FFYSLISNRNKMLRKFHKFTNSIAILDEIQSIPHKYWLVIREVLTRMAERFNFYVIFSTATQPLIFEKEKAEEIINFKLYFEKLNRYEINVDKSPKTIEEFYNSLNISEDKRYLFILNTVNAAKQLYNFLKNDFPEDIVFLSTYLVPKERLNRIKLLKSQQKKIAVSTQLVEAGVDIDFDVVYRDFAPFDSLNQSAGRCNREGKKEKGQFVVLNLKDENGRFYHSYIYDTVLTHLTNEILEKEKYEEKDMYDLVNSYYKKLQQVKSDKVSRDLLEMLYNLKFDGEWEKGKINSINDFVLIDEDFYKEDVFIELDDEAKEIWQEYSKIWQMPDLLERKKAFDSIKADFYQYVVSVPVKEDTPKIEHNFYYVPHSFLDEYYDLETGFKTKGNLYFEI
- the cas1b gene encoding type I-B CRISPR-associated endonuclease Cas1b, whose protein sequence is MKKPIYIFNDGQLKRKDNTLLFIKENEKKILPINAISEIHVFGEIDLNKRVLEFLTQNKIPIYFYNRYGYYIGSFYPREYLNSGLIILKQAEFYLKHEERMFLAKSFVPGAVSNILKNLIYYKKSKEEYIKPYIEEILEKSKEIDSKEDIPSLMALEGEIRKKYYEAFNVVLNIGDFYFDKRTKRPPENPLNTLISFGNSLIYTTILSQIYRTHLDARIGYLHETNQRSFSLNLDLAEIFKPIIVDRAIFSLINKNQIQLKHFEEDIDYTYLNEKRKKIFIQVYEEKLNTTIKYKNLGKVSYRRLVRLECYKLYKHFFGEEIYKPFVASW
- a CDS encoding ATP citrate lyase citrate-binding domain-containing protein, whose translation is MAQRGIREYDGKRILAQNWEEYFDGAFEYDFKSILITPETDLDKVPEQYPWVKETPLVAKPDMLFGKRGKLGLIFFKKEKPGDVTWEDAKEWIKQKMSEEVEINGVKGHLTHFLVEPFVPHKPEEEYYVAITTGEDEDIIYMSAFGGIEVEENWDKVVEVRIPITASDEEIKKLIEENVPADIKDKEKFADFVYRLYKLFRDLHFTYLEINPLVMVGNKVYPLDFVGRVDDTAQFVAGRKWGELEFPAGFGRDLSPEEKYIKEMDEKSGASLKLTILNPEGRIWTLVAGGGASVVYADTVADLGYVKELANYGEYSGNPSRAETREYVKTVFDLMTRSKHPKGPKILIIGGAIANFTDVAKTFEGIIDAMKEYADKLREVGVKIYVRRGGPNYEIGLKKIKEAAEQLGLPIEVYGPETHMTEIVKKAIQEAEKEAA